The proteins below are encoded in one region of Segatella copri:
- a CDS encoding metallophosphoesterase, translating into MKYIWLIIFLILPIVGVLYTAWRMWHLLPFSIAMKWVAVGVLVVWFSTIFIAFSGALEKMPLFAATAVYEVGFSFIFILLYLVMLFLVLDVGRLVHIVPKAWLFDNGYTSIGIFAFMLLIFGYGSIHYNNKVREQIDIKTDKAISLDQKSTKIVLLSDLHLGYHNRRSDFRKWVDMINAEQPDLILIAGDIIDNSVRPLMEENVAAEFHRLTAPVYACLGNHEYYSNQPKARRFYREAGITLLQDSVAKIGNLCIIGRDDRTNMQRKSLAMIMEEARKKGFISDLHHGKSSDEFLVLLDHQPYHLEEAEQNGIDFQFSGHTHHGQVWPVSWITDALYEKAYGSLQKGNTRYYISSGMGIWGGKFRIGTQSEYVVLTIEQK; encoded by the coding sequence GCCATGAAATGGGTGGCAGTGGGAGTTTTAGTTGTATGGTTCAGTACCATATTCATCGCCTTTTCGGGAGCGTTAGAGAAAATGCCACTTTTTGCGGCAACAGCAGTTTATGAAGTGGGCTTTTCCTTCATCTTCATCCTGTTGTATCTGGTAATGCTGTTCCTCGTGCTCGACGTTGGACGCCTTGTTCATATAGTGCCTAAAGCTTGGCTATTTGACAATGGTTATACTTCCATCGGCATTTTTGCCTTCATGCTGCTGATTTTCGGCTATGGCAGCATACACTATAATAATAAGGTGAGAGAACAGATTGATATCAAGACCGATAAGGCTATCAGCTTAGATCAGAAGAGTACAAAGATTGTACTTCTTAGCGATCTTCATCTCGGTTATCACAACCGCCGTTCTGACTTTAGAAAATGGGTGGACATGATCAATGCTGAGCAGCCCGACCTCATATTGATTGCTGGAGACATCATAGACAACAGCGTCCGTCCTTTGATGGAAGAGAACGTAGCTGCAGAGTTTCATCGTCTGACAGCCCCTGTCTATGCTTGTCTTGGCAACCATGAGTATTACAGCAACCAACCAAAGGCAAGGCGATTTTATCGTGAAGCAGGCATTACTTTGCTGCAGGATAGCGTGGCAAAGATAGGCAATCTGTGCATCATCGGCAGGGACGACCGCACGAATATGCAGCGCAAATCCCTGGCGATGATTATGGAAGAGGCAAGAAAGAAGGGCTTCATTTCTGACTTGCATCATGGGAAATCTTCGGATGAGTTTCTCGTTCTTCTCGACCACCAGCCTTATCATTTGGAAGAGGCAGAACAAAACGGCATTGACTTCCAGTTTAGTGGTCACACCCATCACGGACAGGTTTGGCCTGTCTCCTGGATTACCGATGCATTATACGAGAAAGCCTATGGCTCACTTCAAAAGGGCAATACCCGGTATTACATCAGTTCTGGCATGGGAATCTGGGGTGGAAAATTCCGCATTGGCACTCAGTCAGAATATGTAGTGCTGACAATTGAGCAAAAGTAA